From Vagococcus jeotgali, one genomic window encodes:
- a CDS encoding beta-glucoside-specific PTS transporter subunit IIABC — protein sequence MGKYYELAEKIVKEVGGKENINGLTHCITRLRFKLKDESKANDDVLKNMDGVVTVMKSGGQYQVVIGNHVPDVYADVVEIAGLSEHTVIEEDEKMSLFNRLIDIISGVFQPFLGAMAAAGMIKGLNALLVFLGTVILTMNYTMDSGTYMMLNAIGDSVFYFMPIIIGYTSSKKFNVQPMVGMLIGASLVYPTIQTSSIIASLEAAGNAGNPINVFGAEAYTTFLGIPWVTGSYVSTVIPVIFIVAFAGKVQKYAKKFVPEVVQNFFVPFFVLLISLPVGFLVIGPIINILTNLLSDGFLAVMGFSPILYGLLLGTLWQVLVIFGLHWSVIPLAIMQMAMNKESQILAPTFGASFAQTAVVVAMYFKLNDPKLKSLVIPAAISGFFGVTEPAIYGLTLPKKKPFYFSLVGAGVGGLLMMLFNVKGYIMGGLGIFGIMNFISPDGNASGMLYSLIVIVVSSAIGFLLTYFFWTDDSIVIDSKPGEEKEVLKETLTSPVEGHVLPLSKAEDKAFAEGVMGEGVVIEPTKGEVVAPFNGTVMTLFPTKHAIGLISDDGLELLIHIGLDTVQLDGKGFKSFVKQGDKVTKGEKLVTFDIDLIKDAGYSVQTPIIVTNKQDYLDIIVQDDIEANTSTTLLTVLN from the coding sequence ATGGGTAAATATTATGAATTAGCAGAAAAAATAGTAAAAGAAGTGGGCGGTAAGGAAAATATCAATGGGTTAACTCATTGTATTACGAGATTACGATTTAAGTTAAAAGATGAGTCAAAAGCAAATGATGACGTACTAAAGAATATGGACGGAGTCGTAACTGTCATGAAAAGTGGTGGTCAATACCAAGTTGTTATTGGTAACCATGTACCTGATGTTTATGCGGATGTTGTAGAAATTGCTGGGTTATCTGAGCATACTGTTATTGAAGAAGACGAGAAGATGTCTTTATTTAATAGACTAATTGATATCATTAGTGGGGTTTTCCAACCATTCCTTGGAGCTATGGCAGCTGCAGGTATGATTAAGGGTTTAAATGCGTTACTTGTCTTTTTAGGAACCGTTATTCTAACTATGAATTACACCATGGACAGTGGTACTTATATGATGTTAAATGCTATTGGGGATTCGGTATTTTACTTTATGCCAATCATAATTGGTTACACATCTTCTAAGAAGTTTAATGTTCAGCCAATGGTTGGGATGTTAATTGGTGCCAGTTTAGTTTATCCAACTATTCAAACATCCTCGATTATAGCTAGTTTAGAAGCCGCAGGAAATGCAGGTAATCCTATAAATGTTTTTGGTGCAGAAGCATACACGACTTTCCTAGGTATACCTTGGGTAACAGGAAGTTATGTTAGCACAGTGATACCTGTTATCTTTATTGTGGCTTTTGCTGGGAAAGTTCAAAAATATGCTAAAAAGTTTGTTCCAGAAGTGGTTCAAAATTTTTTCGTTCCCTTCTTTGTATTACTTATTTCTTTACCAGTTGGGTTTTTAGTTATCGGACCAATTATTAATATTTTAACAAATCTATTAAGTGATGGATTCCTTGCAGTAATGGGATTCTCCCCTATATTATACGGTCTGTTACTTGGTACTTTATGGCAAGTGTTAGTTATTTTTGGACTTCACTGGAGTGTTATTCCACTAGCGATTATGCAAATGGCGATGAATAAAGAAAGTCAAATTTTAGCCCCTACATTTGGAGCAAGTTTTGCTCAAACGGCAGTGGTTGTTGCGATGTATTTTAAATTAAATGATCCAAAACTAAAAAGTTTAGTTATTCCAGCTGCTATTTCAGGCTTTTTTGGAGTGACTGAACCAGCTATTTATGGTTTAACTCTACCTAAGAAAAAACCGTTTTACTTTTCATTAGTTGGAGCAGGTGTTGGTGGGTTACTTATGATGTTATTTAACGTAAAGGGTTATATTATGGGTGGTTTAGGTATTTTTGGAATTATGAATTTCATTTCTCCAGATGGTAATGCTAGCGGTATGTTGTACTCGCTGATTGTTATTGTTGTATCCTCAGCTATTGGTTTCCTTTTAACTTATTTCTTCTGGACAGATGACTCAATTGTTATTGATAGTAAACCTGGAGAGGAAAAAGAAGTATTAAAAGAAACTTTAACTTCGCCTGTTGAAGGTCATGTACTACCTTTAAGTAAAGCAGAAGATAAAGCTTTTGCAGAAGGAGTTATGGGTGAAGGTGTTGTGATTGAACCTACAAAAGGTGAAGTTGTGGCACCGTTTAATGGTACTGTTATGACTTTATTCCCAACAAAACATGCCATAGGTTTGATTTCAGATGATGGTTTAGAGCTACTAATTCATATTGGTCTTGATACAGTTCAATTAGATGGCAAAGGTTTCAAGTCTTTTGTTAAGCAAGGAGATAAAGTAACAAAAGGTGAAAAATTAGTAACGTTTGATATTGATTTGATAAAAGATGCTGGTTACAGTGTTCAAACGCCTATCATTGTGACAAATAAACAAGACTATTTAGATATCATTGTTCAAGATGATATTGAGGCAAATACATCAACGACATTATTAACTGTTTTGAATTAG
- the licT gene encoding BglG family transcription antiterminator LicT, giving the protein MEIVKILNNNVIVTLNNQGVEQIVTGRGIAFKKKIGETIDNDRVTQVFKLTTDNPHTKVLDLVEQIPIEIIEVVDQIIKMAELELNKELNDSVYFFLMDHLNSAIEREKKGIFIKNILQWDIKRFFTKEYEIGKKGLDMVNKELNIQLSEEEAGFIALHIVNSEMADDSKDMTELTELMSSITSIITYHFKQEIDVNTIFYDRFITHLKYFCYRVLNQETYIEKPDEELFNLLQRKYHNENVCVDKISEFLYVSYEYQLTDQERFYLTIHIAKLVKNNT; this is encoded by the coding sequence ATGGAAATAGTGAAGATTTTAAATAATAATGTAATTGTTACTTTAAATAATCAAGGAGTGGAGCAAATTGTTACTGGACGAGGTATTGCGTTTAAGAAAAAAATTGGGGAAACAATTGATAATGATAGAGTAACACAAGTTTTCAAACTAACAACGGATAATCCACATACAAAAGTATTGGATTTAGTAGAACAAATACCCATTGAGATTATTGAAGTAGTTGATCAAATTATCAAGATGGCAGAGTTAGAATTAAATAAAGAATTAAATGATTCAGTTTACTTTTTTTTGATGGATCATTTAAACTCAGCGATTGAACGAGAGAAAAAAGGAATATTTATTAAGAATATCTTACAGTGGGACATTAAACGTTTTTTCACTAAAGAGTATGAAATTGGAAAAAAAGGGTTAGACATGGTTAATAAGGAGTTAAATATTCAGTTATCAGAAGAAGAAGCAGGGTTTATTGCTCTACATATCGTAAATTCAGAAATGGCAGATGACAGCAAAGATATGACAGAGTTGACAGAACTTATGTCAAGTATTACAAGTATTATCACCTATCACTTCAAACAAGAAATAGATGTCAACACTATTTTTTATGATCGTTTTATCACACATTTAAAGTATTTTTGCTACCGAGTTTTGAACCAAGAAACATACATTGAAAAACCAGATGAGGAATTATTTAATTTATTACAAAGAAAATATCATAATGAGAATGTGTGTGTTGATAAAATAAGTGAGTTTCTATATGTGAGTTATGAATACCAGTTAACTGATCAAGAGAGGTTTTATTTAACAATACATATCGCAAAATTAGTTAAAAATAATACTTAA
- a CDS encoding 6-phospho-beta-glucosidase, with protein sequence MGFREDFLWGGATAANQCEGGYNKGGRGLANVDLAPTGKDRFPVITGEMKMFDFDDEHFYPAKEAIDMYTHFKEDIALFAEMGFKTYRLSIAWSRIFPKGDEKEPNEEGLKFYEDIFKECQKYGIEPLVTITHFDCPMHLVEKYGAWRSREMIGFYENLCRVIFNRYKGLVKYWLTFNEINMILHAPFMGAGLYFEEGENKEQVKYQAAHHELVASAIATKIAHEVDPENQVGCMLAAGTNYPYTCNPEDVWAAKKSDRENYFFIDVQSRGEYPAYALLKMEREGIVIDMTEEDLALLKEYTVDFISFSYYSSRVQTTDPELLEQTAGNIFASVKNPYLPASEWGWQIDPLGLRITMNDLYDRYQKPLFIVENGLGAVDTPDENGYVADDYRIEYLAAHIEAMRDAVELDGVDLMGYTSWGCIDLVSAGTGEMKKRYGFIYVDRDNEGNGTLKRSKKKSFDWYKKVIATNGQDLENN encoded by the coding sequence ATGGGATTTAGAGAAGACTTTTTATGGGGCGGCGCAACTGCTGCAAACCAATGTGAAGGTGGATATAATAAAGGTGGAAGAGGATTAGCTAATGTTGATTTGGCTCCAACAGGTAAAGATCGTTTTCCTGTAATTACAGGTGAGATGAAAATGTTTGATTTTGATGATGAGCATTTTTATCCAGCCAAGGAAGCCATTGATATGTACACTCATTTTAAAGAAGATATTGCTTTATTTGCAGAAATGGGTTTTAAAACATACCGATTATCTATAGCTTGGAGCCGTATTTTCCCTAAAGGTGATGAGAAGGAACCAAATGAAGAGGGCTTGAAATTTTACGAAGATATTTTTAAAGAATGCCAAAAATATGGGATAGAACCATTGGTAACTATCACTCATTTTGACTGTCCAATGCATTTAGTCGAAAAATATGGAGCTTGGAGAAGTCGTGAAATGATTGGCTTTTATGAAAATTTATGCCGTGTTATTTTTAATCGTTATAAAGGATTAGTTAAATATTGGTTAACATTTAATGAAATCAATATGATTTTACATGCACCATTTATGGGAGCTGGTCTTTATTTTGAAGAAGGTGAAAATAAGGAACAGGTGAAGTATCAAGCAGCTCATCATGAATTAGTGGCTAGTGCTATTGCAACTAAGATTGCTCATGAAGTGGATCCAGAAAATCAAGTAGGCTGTATGTTAGCAGCAGGTACTAACTATCCTTATACTTGTAACCCTGAAGATGTTTGGGCAGCTAAAAAATCTGACCGTGAAAATTATTTCTTTATTGATGTACAGTCACGTGGTGAATACCCAGCTTATGCACTACTTAAGATGGAGCGAGAAGGTATTGTGATTGATATGACTGAAGAAGATCTAGCTTTATTAAAAGAGTATACAGTTGATTTTATTTCATTCTCATATTATTCTTCACGTGTTCAAACAACTGATCCAGAACTTTTAGAGCAAACAGCAGGTAATATTTTTGCTTCAGTGAAAAATCCTTACCTACCAGCAAGTGAGTGGGGTTGGCAAATTGACCCATTAGGACTTAGAATCACAATGAATGATTTATATGATCGTTATCAAAAGCCTCTATTTATTGTAGAAAATGGCTTAGGTGCTGTAGATACACCTGATGAGAATGGTTATGTAGCAGATGATTACCGTATTGAGTATCTAGCAGCTCATATTGAAGCGATGCGTGATGCTGTTGAGTTAGACGGGGTTGACTTAATGGGTTATACGTCTTGGGGATGTATCGATTTAGTAAGTGCAGGTACTGGTGAGATGAAAAAACGTTACGGATTTATTTATGTCGACCGTGATAACGAAGGTAATGGTACACTAAAACGTTCTAAGAAAAAATCATTTGATTGGTACAAAAAAGTGATTGCTACAAATGGTCAAGATTTAGAAAACAACTAA